The Fibrobacter sp. UWP2 DNA segment CCTCTAGCAGATCGACATCCGTCACAAAGATAAGTATCGTAACCATTTTTGTCGAATTCACAAATCATTCTTTACTCCTTGGTTTTGTCATTTTATTTGTCATCATATGGTTCTATTACATTGTCAGCATTCGGCTTTGGCCAAAAGTTCCAGATAAGGAAAAAAACAGACACTATGACCAACACGACAATCGCTGGAATTGAAGATGTAATCTCTAAATAGTCGAATAGCAACAATCCAAGAAGCTCGAAAAGACCTAGAACAAAGAGACAGGAAAATAAACGTACCGTCACAATGGAAAATTTTTTCCAAAGAATCATCAAACAGAAAGTCAGGGCCGTCCAGCAGACTGCACGAACTGCAACCTTGACTTTAGGACTCAATTCTGTGAAAGATGGAAACCACTGATTGATGTAAGCAAATAGAATAAATAATGTTATTGTTGCTATTGAACCTGTGATACAAATGCGAGTGAGCGTTCTTTCATTATCGGTGGCATCTGAATAATCGGATGCTAAAAAGGGGGCGATAAATAGCCAACCGACAGAATTCTTTCTTGTCTGCATAGTTCGTTCTATCGCGTTTTGCTGAATGTTGCAGACTTTGTTGTCTAAATCGTTAAAGATCTTGCCAACTTTCTTGACGAAGTTTTCTTTTTGTTCTTTATTATCCATCAGCCACGTTCCTTTTTTTGTGAAAGAACAGAAAACGCCTGCTCTTTCTGGTTGAATTTCGGAAGATCGCCTCGTTCTGCAAAGCACTTCGCGATTTTTGAGAATACAAAAAAGGCGTAGATCGTTGCATTTACCTAAGCGGGGCTCTAGACTTGCCTCAATGCGATAAACGCAAACGACCCACGCCCCAAACGGGCTGTTGCCCATGGTCATACGACCAAAAACCGACCCGAAAGTCGGCACAGCAAACTAAAGCATGCCACAAAAACGGCATACCTGCGTGAGCGTTCGCCTTGTCCTCGCATTGGGAAATTGTTTAGATTTCGCTTAGAGAACAAGAGCAAAAACTCTTTTACTCTTATAAAATAGCCTAAAAATGGGCGGAAAACTAAAAAAAGTTTACCAAAAAGTGCGTTTTGTGAAGAAAAGGGCAATTTTTTGCCAAAAGAGATGGTCATTGATACTGAAAAACTGATTGACGTAATGACTTGTCAATACAATTTCGTTAAAAATTATTGACTTGTAAATGTAAATTGTATATATTTACGGAAAAAGGAGCTTGATTATGGCTACATTGCAAATGAGGGTCGATGACGACCTGAAAAAGAAGTCGGATGATCTGTTCCAGTCTCTCGGTATGGATACCTCTACGGCTATCCGTATTTTCTTGACTTTTGCCATCGAACATAATGGCATTCCTTTTGATGTTCGCCATGCTTCTGAAGACTTGTCCTTGGAAAAAGCTATTAGCGATACGCGTAGTCGAAAAAATCTCCATGGCCCTTATGCCACTGCGGCAGATGCTGTTGCCTCTATGCTGGAGGAATAGCCTTTGTACCAGATTAAGTACACTAGCCGCATGAAGCATGATGTCAAGGTCATGAAAAAGCGTGGCAAAGACTTAAACAAACTAATCACTGTCTTGGATAAGTTGTCGAAGGGAGAACCGCTTCCGCCTCATAACCGTGATCATCAACTGGGTGGGGCTCTGTCGGATTTTAGGGAATGCCATATAGAACCGGACTGGCTTTTGATGTATCAGATATTCAATGACGAGTTGATTCTTTCGGCGACTGCGACTGGTTCTCATTCTGATTTGTTCGGAAAATAGATGAATGAAAAAAGAGGTGCTCCGTTAGGAACACCTCTTTAAATTTTAGATCCTTCGACTTCGGCCCTTCGGCAGGCTCAGGGACCTTGTAAGATCGGTGAGCTTGCTGAACCGATTAGTAAACTATTTCAGTTCCTTAAGAGCAGCCTCGTTTTTGGCAATGATATCTTGTTGCGTAGCAAGCTTGGTGCGTTCGGCGTTTACCACGGCTTCGGGAGCGCCGCTGACGAACTTCTGGTTCGAAAGCTTGCGTTCAATCGAAGCGGCGAATGCCTTGGCCTTCTCGATTTCCTTTTCCAAGCGGGCGATTTCTGCGGCCGGGTCGAGGATACCTTCGAGCGGAATGTAGAGTTCGCCACCGGGCACCACGGCGCTGGCGCTGAACTTCGGCTTGGCGGCCTTCACGGCGACGCTCAGGTCAGAAAGACCCGAAAGCTCGGTGATGATAGCCATGCAGTCCTTCACGCTGGCTTCCGTCGCGGCGTCGTCCACACTCACCACGGCGTTCAGCTTGGTGGCGGGGCTCACGTTGTAGCGACCACGCACGCCACGCACGCTTTCCACCACGGCGAATGCCTGGTCGAATGCGGCTTCGATCTTCGCGTCAATGAGCGATTCGTCGGCCTTGGGCCATGCGCGGCTGATCACCATTTCGCTGCCCTGGAACAGGATGCTGTCGAGCTCTTCGGTAATGAACGGCATCACCGGGTGCAACAGGTCGAGCACGTTCTTCAGCACGTAGCTGAGGATGGCCATCGCGTTCTTCTTTTCGGCGGTGAGCGTTTCGCTGTTGATAACGGCCTTCTTGATTTGCGCAAGCGCCAAATGCTGGCCTCGGTCATGCCCACGCAAGCGTGGTCGCGACTCTCGACCTACGCATTTGTCCAAGTAGCTGGAGCACACGTCGTCCCAAACAAATCGGTACAGGAATCCGGCGAGTTCTCTTTATTTGGGCGTTCCCCGCACTGCCCGTGCGGGTCGGGCTATATTTTAGGGGCTGCCGCCGTCGCTTCGCTCGTCGCCCGCCTCCTAAAACGGAGTCCTGCTACGCAGGTCTCCGCCCCAAGGGGTCACTATCCCTAACGCAAATTTACAAAGAGTTCCAAATTTCTAGCCCTTCATTAATTGTTATACCTAATAAATAAGCTATATAATGGAGCATCCAGCCTTCTTCAAATCCTTGATATCCCGAATCTCTGGAGCTTTCCATAGTTGGAACATTGTGATAGACGATATCACTTTTCTGTAGTTGCCAAATAAGATTCGCACACACATGTTTCGGACAAAGACTATCTTTAAGTTTTTTTCCACCACCAATGATGCGTTTGAATTTACCGTTACTCCACTCTATTTTGAAATTATTTGTTGACGCAGTATAAATTTCTGATATTCCGTGTTTTTCGCCCTTTGCGTTTAGGGGAATATTTAATTTCCCTATAACTTTCTTTTGATTATCATAATCTGTTATCCGAATATTTTTTATTTGACCTGATTTTGTCCAATCAAATTCAAAATTATCCACATCATAAAGATATAATAAACCGGAAGTTGTTTTTGCATGAGATAGAATAGTGATTATTTTATCTGCATATATGTCTTTTAATTTAAGTTCCTTTGATTTGATTGAATAATCACCATTTTCCCCAACAGAAAAAATTATTTTATTTGGAAAATAGTAAGTAGTTTTAAATTTGCCACTACTTGAGAATGATCTTCTGACGAGTGTGTCTGAATTTGCGTTTACACAAAAACCATCACCCTTTGTAATTTTGCCGCCCTTTACAATAATTTTTTGTCTCTCGATGCATTTGAAATTCAACGTATCAAGAGAATCAAGGGTCAAATCGATTCTTTTGACACATTCTATAGTCCCGTTTTTCTCAGGGAAAGACTGTTCACCCCATTCATAGTCATACTGATCCTTTTTTGTATTGAAAGAGCATCCTTCGGTCGTATTTTGGTACTCTTCATACCATGCCATAGCTCGTTCTTCTCGTTCAGCTTTTCGTTGTTCTTCTAAATCCCTTTTTTCGCTATTATTTTTGGCTTTTTCGAGTATTTTTTCAGCATCCTTAATATATCTTCCCTTGGGAATAGTAGCAACATACTTTTCTATTTCAGAACATTCGTCATTCTCAGAAAAATGACATTCGGCTACATTTATAGATGTCCACATAGGCTCATCAATTAATAATCTTACACTATCAAGATAG contains these protein-coding regions:
- a CDS encoding type II toxin-antitoxin system RelB/DinJ family antitoxin; this encodes MATLQMRVDDDLKKKSDDLFQSLGMDTSTAIRIFLTFAIEHNGIPFDVRHASEDLSLEKAISDTRSRKNLHGPYATAADAVASMLEE
- a CDS encoding type II toxin-antitoxin system YafQ family toxin; this translates as MYQIKYTSRMKHDVKVMKKRGKDLNKLITVLDKLSKGEPLPPHNRDHQLGGALSDFRECHIEPDWLLMYQIFNDELILSATATGSHSDLFGK
- a CDS encoding class I tRNA ligase family protein: MALAQIKKAVINSETLTAEKKNAMAILSYVLKNVLDLLHPVMPFITEELDSILFQGSEMVISRAWPKADESLIDAKIEAAFDQAFAVVESVRGVRGRYNVSPATKLNAVVSVDDAATEASVKDCMAIITELSGLSDLSVAVKAAKPKFSASAVVPGGELYIPLEGILDPAAEIARLEKEIEKAKAFAASIERKLSNQKFVSGAPEAVVNAERTKLATQQDIIAKNEAALKELK